gagaaaccaaaacattaatcttttaaaaaataattgcttCTTAATATTTACATCAACATGatgcaatttaaaataagtgCATGAGATGCAAACTCTGAAGATGttagtttttcttaataaaatctaaaaaaatatatattggacacatttattaatttaaaaatatatgtttgcaTTTATCCGCGcctattaattttaaattaatttagtaaaaaatatgaaaaatgattctttaaagaaaatattttttaataataaaagatgatttgtgattgatctattttaaatatttatttaaaaataaaacaaatcaataaaatattaaaaattattaaaaatatttgttaagttTAAAGAATGTCAACGTAAATCACATGCCCTTCTAATCTACATTGCAAATCATACCACTTTCATACTGTCTCAGAAACCACTATTATTTTACAACGTCAAACCATTATTgtaaaagatgtttttttttttttttataagctttTTTCCTAAAACTTctagaaataaataattcttttataactgaaaaaatattaagttttacaaattacacTTATGTACAAAccaaatttagtttataatttttttttctgtaaatacTTGTTTAAAACtcgtaaattaattttagtttatgaaaaacattttatttctcttgTAGACGCTTATTTAAAACTTGTCCTAACATATAACAAATGACCAATTATTAGCTTTTAATTAGTATCGGGCTGCAATATCTTTGATTGACCAAACAATATGTGGCTGCTAAATCTTCCCCCTTCAATATTCCCCTTTGTTGGAAGGAGAGAAAaggttcaaattttaaattaaaagaaaaattttgaaataattgctCTTATTTGTATAGTACAAATCATCCATTTTTCTTGTCTACATCTATTTTAATCACAAGGATTATCATatcttaataacttttttttacaataaaatatgttaccgtatatttgaaacgaacTAATCACAACTAATCACAAATTACCACGTAAACggttgtaaaaaattatttaaattattttaatttaatcagtACTCTCAAGTTAAACCTCGAATATGAAGGGGTTATATAAAACATTCAGAAAGATAGTTTACCATCAATACTACAAAAAGGTTCTACTTTACTCAACATGATTATTTTAGTATGCACGAAGTATGAATGCTCATTTTAATAGAAGAACAATAcacagtaaataaataaaagtgagaaataAACCTGTATACACGTTCAATGAGTTTGATAATATCCATGTCCATGTTCCTCAATTTTGGATTACATATATTACAATATGGTTACTCATTTCCCCGTATGACATCAGCTTTACCATAAACTGGAGTAATAAGTCCAAGAATCACAAAGCCACCTAAAATGACTATCAAAATGCCTAAAGAATTGATCAGAAGTGCTTCATTGGAATAGCGTGATATGATTTTGTTCACCTGAAGGAATGTAGCTTTTTCCAAAATACCAGTAGCAGTTGTGGCTATGGCCAAGGCATAGATATACATACCAAAGAAAACATGCCATGGCAGTAAAGTTGCTCTTCTATTTCTTGACCCTCCAGGGTACCAAAATGTTGCAAACCCCGCAGCCCACTAATGAATATTTTACCAAATAATTAGATTCAACGAAATGATAGAATCCAAGTTCGAAACAGGTTAAAAGTTTCTCTATAAACACTCACAAAAGATGGGAAAAAAAAGGCTTTTCCAAAGAAACTAACTTTAACTATGCACATaagctaattttagtttatggaagaagtttatttaattgttctttcttatttttttcttaaatataagtACTAATGGAGGTGTTTACCTAACAAGGTTTAGAACAGCTTATAAGATGAAGTGTCATACCTGGATGAAGAACAGGAAAAAGCATGCAAGGCCTAACCATGAATGGAGGCTGTAGAAGTTGTCAATGCCCTTG
This sequence is a window from Vigna radiata var. radiata cultivar VC1973A unplaced genomic scaffold, Vradiata_ver6 scaffold_319, whole genome shotgun sequence. Protein-coding genes within it:
- the LOC106780464 gene encoding probable transmembrane ascorbate ferrireductase 2, producing MATLPVVSFPIFTVVRVVGVAVTVLLLTWAVHFRGGLALVSDNKDLIFNVHPVLMVIGLVLINGEGMLAYKTLSGTKSFKKSVHLTLQFAALILSLIGIWAAWKFHIDKGIDNFYSLHSWLGLACFFLFFIQWAAGFATFWYPGGSRNRRATLLPWHVFFGMYIYALAIATTATGILEKATFLQVNKIISRYSNEALLINSLGILIVILGGFVILGLITPVYGKADVIRGNE